Below is a genomic region from Equus quagga isolate Etosha38 chromosome 17, UCLA_HA_Equagga_1.0, whole genome shotgun sequence.
tgtctatttatcacctttcTAAAGCTTTGCAAACCTTGCTCTTTTTGTATCAAAtatgagggctcctttcaacatttcttgtaaggcaagacTGGTGGGAATGAACTACCTcaggttttgttttctggaaaagcttttatttcttcttcatatctgaaggataactttgctgggcAGAGTATTGTTGGCTGATGGTTTTTGTCcctcaatattttgaatatttcattccactttcTCGTAGCCTggagagtttctgctgagaaatctgctgaaagcctgataggggttactttgtaagttattttcttctgggtCACTGGTTCAGCCCTGTGTCCTGAGTACTCAGGATGTATGCACCATCTGCCACTGGTAGGGGGACGGGGACTAAGCCCTGCATGCCAGGTCTGTTCTTGCCACCTCTGTTTGCAGGTGTGTGCACCAGTGTGAGGATCTACATTTTGGGTTCCTgctgctgggggaagggaaaggtCTGTTCTCCTAGATCCATTGCCTCCAAGATGTCCAGTctacccaccttcagatgtgtaGATGCATAGATCTCTTGTGTGTTCTGTGGTACTGTGtagggagtcctttgttggtcaatggatATCTGACTCgttgtaacttagagaggagagacaaagggaatcactcactccaccatgatgctgacatcagcCTAATCTGGGCATTTAGAAGACCCATTAACGTATTTCATGCAAGAAAGATCTGCCTGTCCTAGAGAAGCTGGACCAATCCTAAAAGAGTATGATTCAATTCagaactttcttctcttcctgtctctatCCTTTCCTTATGCAGGAATAATCCCAGAATCTATGTTTAGTAGCTGGGAGAGAAAAAgtagatgaaaaggaaagaaggaaggagaagtctTAATTATGAATCAATGTTGTCTTAATTATTATATAAGCCTGAATATTCTAGTTCCTGAATGGAGGCATTAAGCTTCATATCATAGGAAATGGAGAGCATTGAAAGTTTGCTTTAAATGAGGTTGTGACAAAACCAGAGCTTTCTATTCAGAATATTGATCTTGTCATAGAGAGTGAGATGGCTAGAGGGGGAAGATACTTGAGGAGGAGAGCCTAGACAGAGCATGATAGGACTTGTCAAGGGGAGGAATTAGAAACCTCAAGAGATAAAGTCTTGGCTTTGCATAAGTCAATCTTTTGTACTTGTTTAAACACAATTTCAGTCTGAACCAGAGTTTGCTTAAAAATTAGTTATATCTTTAGCAAGGAAAAATCCAGATGGCAATTCAAACAGAGTTGATACCAAACATAATTAGACTCGAGGTGCCAACAGCTCTGAGAGAGCATGTCCAGTGGGGATTGAAACATAGGTTCTGCTCCCATTACAGTCATCTTTCTGCAGCCTCATGGAGAGCTCCACCTGTGGAGTCTTTGCGTGTGTGcaaaaattcacataacataaaatgtactgtTGTAACCAcgttcaagtgtacaattcagttgTACTTATGAACTAATGTAGACATTAAAGTCATTCACAATGTTGTCACAAGTCTCATTTCCAGAAACTTGTCTTCATCCCAAAGAGAAAGTCAGTACCCATTACACAGCAACTAAACCTCTAAACCTCTCTCCTCCACACCCCAGTCTTTGGAGACTTGTTATCCCACCTGACAGCCTTAAACAGAAACCTACAAAGGATAATCTTCCTGTACAAGATTCTAAGTTTATTAGTTGATAGCAGTGAAGGACCTGAAATTGCCAAATATGAAGGGCTATAATGGCCAAAGAATGATCTGAAGGTGACCGCCTTGGTGACGCTTGGGGTTCTCTGACTCTCATGGAGAATCTGGTCCTCCTCCCTATTCACTGGGGGGTTGCCCTTCTCAGAGGAGAATGTGAAGAAATGGGGACTGCATGGGTTCTATTTGCGGAGACACAGATATATATGGGGCCTAGGTGTCACTTGTTTTTGAAATCTTCCCGGTTGACCTTACGCAGAGCCCAGGGTTGAGGAACTCTGGCTAAGAAATTCTTCATCCCCACAGTCAGCAGAGGGAACATCTTTTACCTTCCTGGAGAGTAGGAAGGAGTATGTGACACAGAACAGGTAAACTTTCCAGGGTAAAGTCAGGACCATAAGAGTGCTCAACGCATGTAAACTCTTagtgttttagaaataataataatgcctgaTAATATTTACTGATTTCCATTATCAATTTATTCAATTTATCATCAAACAACTCTGTGATATGAATATTATAtcacagaaagataaaatgataGTAGAGGGATATGTATGCCAattttgtgtatctgtgtgcTTATCTGCGTGTTTGTCTGCATCTGcgtatgtctctgtgtgtgtccgCAAACATGTGCATCTCTGTGTGCTGTTGAGTGTAAAATGTCTGTCTCTGTATAAAGTTTACTTTAGGCTGTGGGTCTCAGAGAGGGCTTCTCAGAAGATGAGATGTGAAATATCCTATAGATACGACGTAAACTGTCCTGTGCAGGGAAGGATATGGAAGCAAAGGGGACACTGCAGGACTGGTGCAAGGATGTCATTCAATGTGTTGCATAAGCAAATGGCATATAGACCACAATGGTGAAGCACAGACTCCTTGGTGAGCAGGGAGATGAGGTAAGAGGGCTGCCCATGGATGGGGTCTTGGAAGTCCTAGTGTGCCACAGCAACAGTGGGACTGAATCCTCCAGCAATGATAACAATCTGAGTTTCTCAGGGTGTTGCAAGAGCTCCATGAATCCCTGTTTCCACTAAGCATAGTATGTAGATTGAATACATAACATGTTTCCCAAAATAGGGACTaatttaaatgtacatatttcctgatgtgaataaaaatacacatttattgtaAAAGCATTGCTGATAATTGATAGTAGTAGATAGTAATTGTCTTCTACTTTTTCTATCAGAGTTTGTACATGTATACCTATTATTATTTCAGTGTGGgtttatgattaaaaataagtCCTCTTACTTGAAACACTTGGAATATGTGCCCACTAGTAACTCAGAGTTACAGAAATGAGatcacatttacattttattttaaaagggtcACCTTGGTATCAATGAGGATAACATACTGCAGGAGGTATCTCAAGCCCAGGAGAACATTTAGGAGACTTTTGCAAAAACCAGGAAGGATTAggactggattgtggtgatggctgtggGGATGGAAATCAGGGCATGctcagaagtgatgctgtgcaatggaatactactcagcaataagaaacgatgaaatctggccatttttgacaacaggaatgaacctggaaggcattatgctaagtggaataagtcagagggagaaactcaaatactATATTATCTCACTCActttagaagataaaaacaacaacaaacaatcacagagagacagagatgggattAGTGGTCACAAGAGGGAAAGCAGGGAGGATGGAGGGTGAAAGGGGGTGACTAGGCatgtatgtatggtgacggattgtaattagtctttggatgctAATCCAAAAAGgaatcaaaacataatgatgtacacctgaaatttatatactgttataagccaatgttactgcaataaaaaaaaaagaagtgatactGTGGCTGTGGAGAGGGCAGAACTTAATGGACTCTTTGACGTCAGCAGCCACATGAGCAGTACAAAGCTCGTAAAACTCCCCAAAATATCTACATCTGAATCCTTGAACCTGGTCATACTATCCTTCCTGgaaaaaaaggactttgcagatgtgatagTTAtagattttgagatggggagattatcctgaattttcTGGTGTCCTCTAAATGCAATCCCATATATGTTGTATGAAGGAAGCAGAGGACGATTTTACACACTCACAAAGGAGAAGGCAAAAAGAGGCATCACgggacagagattggagtgatgtgggcACGAGACAAGGAATACCATCATCCACCAAAGCTGGAAGCAGCTATGACATTTTCACCTCGGCTTTCCACAGGGAGTGTGGCCCTCCTGACACAGTGATTTTGGCAGAGTGTTAGAGATTTTACACTTCTGTCCTCCAAACCTTAAGAAATCAAGTTAGTTTAAGGCACCAAGTGTGTGGTAGTGTGTTAGAGCAGACACTGGGAACTAACCCAGAACCTATGATGTATCCAAACTTTCTGAGTCAGCTGCCTCATTGGGTGGTGGGCCCATTGGCCAGGATGCGGGACACATGGAAGGGGAGCAGGTTGCAGGCAGACAGTGAGTTCAATTTTACATATTCCTTCAGAAATAACTGTGGCATGCTGGAATGGAGTTGTCCAGATGGCAGCTGGGTGGTTGTTTCTGGAGCTCTTGGGAGAATTTGAGGGAGGAAGTATTAGCTTGAGATGTTGGTGAGTGGTGTAGTCATTGATGAGCCATGTGAGTGAGTGCGCAGAGTCAAAAAGAGTTGACTGAAATCGAACCCTGGATACTCACTATAAATTGAGAGGTAGATGAAAACAAGTTACACTGGACAGTTCATGCGATTGAAACCACAGTGAAGGGAGAGGGCCAAGCAGGTTTCTTGTGGTTCTGATGAGGCCAAAATAGTAGTGATGCTGCTGGTTAGGAACCATGTGACTGGGCAGCCAGTTGGGCTGCAGGTATCCCTCAATGCAAGACCAGTAGCAGGAATGATTTAATTACTTTTTACCCTTAACCATCCTTTTCACTCATGAGTACATAAATGGGAAATCTGTAAAGTAACGCAAAATGATTCGTGACCAAATAGTTCCTCTTGTGATCCaggcagctcaggctgccatggGTAACTGGACGATGGGTCTCTGAAATTTACTAGGGACAACACACAATGGCCACTTCATGACGAAAACCACCCCAACTCGAAGGCAGACTGTTCGATAATCACAAGACAAGTAGAGAAATGCAGGGCAAGGAATTTATTGAAGCAAGATGTTGAAACCTTTACATTTTCCAGCGAAGATCAGATCATTGAAAGACAGAGGTACTATGATAGAATTTTTGATAAATCAATGTAACCACACTTCAAAATTACTTTcacctgaaacagaaaaaaaaagaaagaaagaaaaaggaggtcATTCATGATGCTCCTGGAGATGACATGTTATCAGAGACTGCTGTTCTTCACACGAAGATGTCAATGAAATTTCAACCAACAAAAGGCAAATGGAGGATAAAAGGCAGGACCCCAGTGTGCAGTAAACTAAATAGACCTGGTACAGTTACAACTGACCATGCAAGTCAGGAAAGAACTACTTCCATAGTCCTGCAAATAAACCCTGAGGTGACCCAAGAGTAGGACTCAGGTTTCCATGGAAGGAGGGAGTGAAGGGTTGTGCAGAGCAGCCCAGGATTTCTTTTCTCTGGTATCCTGGGACAGAGGACACTACTATTCCACTCCAAAGGGGACACGGGATTGAGAGATGGGGATGGGGTGAGAGAGGACTGGGGAAGTACTGCTTTTGGGAGATGACCAGCTTCAGCATGTGGAAATTCAACCTGATGGCACATGCACCTCTTAGAACTGAGAATCCAGTGCCTATGGGAATTTTAAGCTGAACCTCATGACCTAAATCCAGTGGTAGATGGGTCCAGAGGTACCTTTAAGTATCTGTTTTCTTGATAAAGACATAATCTAAGCGTTTCACCTTCATATGTGTCTGCAGGAGATGTGACTGGAGGGTGTCTGCCCACAGGCCAAGATAAGGAGGAGAGTCGTAGGTGAGGAGTAGAAAAGCGGACTGAGGTACAAGGAATGGGCCTCGGCTCTGCAGAAGTTGGCAGAGAGCCCAGCTAGCCCAAACCTCCATCCTGCCAGAAGACAGGGGCTATTTCCCACCACAAACTGTCTCCCCATTCAATACAACCACACAGCCCATGAGATTTCATAGGTACTGTGTCCACTGGGTGAGGGAACTTGCCCTCAGGAAAGCTCCCAGGCAGGGAGGAAGCAGTGCCTTGGTCCTTAAACATCACTACATGGGGCCCCAGGTGTCCTCCTCCTCAGGACGCTATGGGGAGCCTGGTGCCCAGAGAGGTGACCTGAGAAGGAGGAACAGGCCCAGATGCTCTGTGAGCCTGGGTATAGCTCTACAGGTGTACTGTTATCATCCAACCTGTGGCCTTGGGTCACCCTATCAGAGATGACCAGCGCGGCACTGCTTCCACCACCTGTGCCCCAAGAACAGTACCCTAACCTCCATCCTGGCTGTTCACATGAGCAGAAGCCTCTATGTACCTAGAAGAAAGAAATTACCCATGCTTTTGTAAGTAACACTCTGTTCCCAAGGGATATCTTATCCGTGCATCTCTTCACTTGCAACTTGGCCTCAACGGCTTCTGGTGGTGCATTAAATCTCTGAAGCTGTAGCTTGTAGAGAGCTTCACTGATGAAGAGGAACTGTGTCGCATCAGTAAGAGCAGCTGGACATATAACTGCATCAGCtagagcagaagaaaaagaaataaaattgacgtAAAGAAAGTCAATTTTTCTGTGGCTCCTGAAATCAGAGCTAGACTGGAGACCCaggtattttatatttccattcatCATTGGGCTGATGACAACGTGAGACCCTCTGCGTCATgatttcctcaaggtcacactgcaAGTGGTGGACACCAGGTGTCCTGATGCCTggttcagtttttgttttttttttaaagattttattttttcctttttctccccaaagcccccccggtacatagttgtgtattcttcgttgtgggttcttctagttgtggcatgtgggatgctgcctcagcgtggtctgatgagcagtgccatgtccgcgcccaggattcgaaccgacgaaacactgggccgcctgcagcggagcgcgcgaacttaaccactcagccacggggccagcccccctggtTCAGTTTTTATCCTTTGTAAAGTACCCACTACTCCGAAGACTCTCCTGGTTTTCTGAAATTCACTTTTCCttgatttcaaaaaattaagcTTCACCTATCCAAAGAGTGACACCttatggagaaagagaacacattagtggttactagaggggaagggggttggggggtaggCATAAGAGGAAAGGCGCACAAATATGCAGTGACTAAGAAATagtaatgtatacctgaaatttcacaattttataaactattataacttcaataaaattgaaaagaaagtgtGACACCTTATTTTGTCTTGGGTATTGGAGGAGAGATTTTAGTAATCAATTTTTCAGGTGAGTAGTATAGTCCGATTTTATCAGAGATCAGAGAAGGGAGAACACATTTGGAGATAGGTAAGTAAACTATTTATACATTGGAAGATGCTATTTTGAGGCTAAATTAACGAATAGGACTATGTCCTTGGATGCAGCCATAgctaaaattcttaaaaaaataaagtgaatcaGTTGAACACATTCGACGCTTACTCACAAAGTTATGATTGGCTCTTTTATTCTGTAGAGATGCACAGAATTCCTTAGAGAGGGTCAAAGATCGGAAGTGTGGCTCATTCCTGACCCCACTGGAATCATGCTGAGACTTGAAGTAACCACTTTCCCTGGTCTGGATTCTCCATGCCCCCAAGTCTTTGCTATCACACTTGCAGCCCAGGACATGCCTTACCAGGCTCTGATCTGACCCCTGGTCAGATATTAAACCACGCAGAGGATTTGGAGCGGGTAAAATTAGAGGCTACACAGGGGAAGAGGTTGAGGTTTAGAAAGTCAGATGAAAGAGAATCACTCAACAAGACTTGGGTCAGTATCGAGGGTATGAGGACACGGAAAAGTATTGTTGAACAAAGGGGTAGACATatctagaaaaatagaaattgtagCCCTCGTGACTATACTAGTTCTAGTACAATTCCCCGTGGAACCCTAGAAAGCTAGCAGTACTTGTAGACACATTGAATGCTGCTTATTCACAGAGCCCATTTGAAAATTTATCATCCAGAGATTCAGAGAACACTGGCTCTTTTGAACTGAGAGCTCTCCAAAATCCCTTCCAGCTTTCACATTTTATGAGTCTGACTCTATGAGTTAAAAAGCTGTGGACTCAACTGACACCTAAAAATCTCTGGAAGGAGGATGTCTGATAACTGTGAGATGTCTGCTCATTATCTAGAGCTGGACTCCTGACACACTTCATCCCTCTCTGTTGTCATAGCTACTCTTGCTGGTAGCTGTGAAACCCAATGACAAGAGGAGACTTGGGGAGATAAGTATTTTGCTCAAGGctctggtaagtggcagagccacgATTCACATGCAAATCTTATGTCATACAGCTTCTGAAACACAGATCCCAGACAAAGTGTCAGGCTTCAGATGGAAAACTCTTAAAGTTTGctggcaatgattttttgtaAAAGTTCTTGAGTATTGCGATTTGAGAAAATGAGCTCCAGGCTTTTGGGAAGCTAGGTCACAAGTAGAGAAAAAGGTTTGGATTTTGATCTGATCACCCCAATTAAGT
It encodes:
- the LOC124229502 gene encoding secretoglobin family 1D member-like produces the protein MRLSLPVLLVTLALCYYEADAVICPAALTDATQFLFISEALYKLQLQRFNAPPEAVEAKLQVKRCTDKISLGNRVLLTKAWVKVILKCGYIDLSKILS